The Acaryochloris thomasi RCC1774 genome contains a region encoding:
- a CDS encoding MerR family transcriptional regulator, whose translation MEQALSIQQVASATGLSSHTLRYYERCDLIAPIHRDQNGHRRYSAQDIRWIEFLTKLRMTGMPIRQIQQYAMLLRQQPDAVQERRALLEDHRQTVIDTLQKLQENLAVIDWKIQHYKDIEQKLADTFPSPDHSQTEA comes from the coding sequence ATGGAGCAGGCACTCAGCATTCAGCAAGTTGCTTCAGCCACGGGGCTAAGCTCTCATACCTTGCGCTACTACGAGCGCTGTGATCTGATCGCACCTATCCATCGAGATCAAAATGGTCACAGGCGTTACTCCGCACAGGATATTCGCTGGATTGAGTTCCTCACTAAGTTGCGGATGACAGGAATGCCCATTCGCCAAATCCAACAGTATGCGATGTTGCTGCGGCAGCAGCCTGATGCCGTACAAGAGCGTCGCGCCTTGCTGGAGGATCATCGACAAACGGTAATAGATACCCTACAAAAGCTGCAGGAAAACCTAGCCGTGATTGACTGGAAAATTCAACACTACAAAGATATCGAACAAAAGCTTGCAGACACCTTCCCTTCGCCAGATCATTCGCAGACAGAAGCCTGA
- a CDS encoding flavin monoamine oxidase family protein: protein MAITKDVLIVGAGLSGLYAARLLKQAGLSVGVLEARNRIGGRALSEQLSNGETVDLGAQWISPLQKRIWALTEEFGLDRLETNTQGKAIVQVGGQLRRVSGRTPPLSWFGLFDVWQLSWQMERLVRQIDIDMPWQHPQASKLDHISFTDWLKQQTITSEGYDYWHHIVTSGMCADPSSFSPLEVLHQIASIGGLNALEQADTHILEQGTQTISRRLAEELGDCISLSSGVRSLQQTERAVKATTDAGDFYGKRIILALPPQLISKISFDQTLTKFPKQENRNWVLGKVIKHVVVYETAWWRSSGLSGIADTPSEPIDFLADSSIEGKRTGILVAFSSGPNAIKMNEMDSETREAVVLAHIQKVLGKSPTEHIYFQSKNWTAETHSRGGFASRRPIGGWTKHRSLLTDFSSPIHVAGTETATEWRSYMEGALQSAERASAEVIAALI from the coding sequence ATGGCAATCACAAAGGACGTTTTAATCGTAGGGGCAGGGCTTTCTGGATTGTACGCAGCTAGACTGCTGAAACAAGCCGGACTCTCTGTTGGGGTGCTTGAAGCGCGTAATCGTATCGGCGGCAGAGCACTCAGCGAGCAGTTGTCTAACGGGGAAACGGTTGATCTTGGAGCACAATGGATCAGCCCTCTTCAAAAGCGCATTTGGGCTTTAACAGAAGAGTTTGGGTTAGACAGACTTGAGACGAATACTCAGGGTAAAGCGATTGTCCAAGTGGGCGGACAGCTCCGTCGGGTATCTGGAAGAACGCCGCCGCTCTCTTGGTTTGGGTTGTTTGATGTCTGGCAGTTAAGCTGGCAAATGGAGCGTTTAGTCAGGCAAATTGATATCGACATGCCTTGGCAGCATCCGCAAGCGAGTAAGTTAGACCACATTTCATTCACGGATTGGCTGAAGCAGCAAACGATTACAAGTGAAGGCTACGACTATTGGCATCACATCGTTACATCAGGAATGTGTGCCGATCCCAGCAGCTTTTCACCATTGGAGGTGCTTCATCAGATTGCGTCCATTGGCGGACTGAATGCACTGGAGCAGGCGGATACTCATATTCTGGAACAAGGCACTCAGACGATTAGCAGGCGACTCGCCGAAGAACTAGGAGACTGCATCAGTTTGAGTTCGGGCGTCAGATCGCTCCAACAGACTGAGCGGGCCGTCAAAGCTACAACAGATGCAGGTGACTTCTATGGAAAGCGCATTATCTTGGCACTTCCTCCTCAGCTGATCTCGAAAATATCGTTTGACCAGACACTCACAAAATTTCCGAAACAAGAGAATCGGAATTGGGTACTCGGCAAAGTTATCAAACACGTCGTCGTATACGAGACAGCCTGGTGGCGCTCATCTGGACTCAGCGGCATCGCAGATACGCCATCCGAACCTATCGACTTTCTCGCAGACTCATCTATTGAAGGGAAGCGTACAGGCATTCTAGTCGCTTTTTCTAGCGGCCCTAACGCTATCAAGATGAATGAGATGGACAGTGAGACTCGCGAGGCAGTGGTTCTCGCTCATATTCAAAAAGTGCTGGGAAAGTCGCCGACTGAACACATCTACTTTCAGTCAAAAAACTGGACTGCAGAAACCCATTCCCGTGGCGGCTTCGCCTCACGCAGGCCGATTGGTGGCTGGACAAAACACAGAAGCTTGCTGACCGATTTCAGCTCACCGATTCACGTAGCAGGTACAGAAACTGCAACAGAGTGGCGCAGCTACATGGAAGGTGCGCTTCAGTCTGCGGAAAGGGCTAGCGCAGAAGTGATTGCTGCACTTATTTAG
- a CDS encoding SDR family oxidoreductase, with the protein MDKTKVAIVTAASRGIGAGCARELATRGYKVSLLARSKQVLTLAQELDGIAIQGSMTKSDDLATLAQTTLDRFGRIDAVVNSFGDPPRLDLLDISDEVWTENFDLLFLSVVRLSRFVTEPMRRQGGGAIVNISACDSQEPDLGTPFSGTLRAAMEGFTKLYAKRYRRDRIRMNSVAPFFVADGMEELEGWDVPDDLMWGRPATHAELAKTVAFLLSDDAKFVTGTTLKVDEARSAAV; encoded by the coding sequence ATGGATAAAACAAAGGTCGCAATTGTTACGGCTGCCAGCCGTGGTATCGGCGCTGGCTGCGCTAGAGAGCTAGCGACGCGAGGCTACAAAGTCTCACTACTGGCACGAAGCAAGCAAGTGCTAACGCTAGCGCAAGAATTAGACGGAATCGCCATACAGGGGTCGATGACAAAGTCCGACGACTTGGCAACCTTAGCGCAAACTACGCTTGATCGCTTCGGTCGAATTGATGCAGTTGTTAACAGCTTTGGCGATCCACCGCGTCTGGACCTGCTCGATATATCAGATGAGGTATGGACTGAGAACTTCGATCTGCTCTTTCTGAGCGTGGTTCGCCTGTCAAGGTTTGTCACCGAACCCATGCGTCGTCAGGGGGGTGGAGCAATCGTCAACATCTCGGCCTGCGATTCGCAAGAGCCTGATCTAGGGACGCCCTTCAGCGGTACGCTGCGGGCGGCAATGGAAGGGTTCACTAAGCTATACGCCAAGCGATACCGCAGAGATCGCATCCGAATGAACTCTGTTGCGCCTTTTTTTGTCGCTGACGGCATGGAAGAGCTAGAGGGTTGGGATGTACCCGATGACCTCATGTGGGGACGCCCAGCGACTCACGCAGAGCTAGCGAAGACCGTTGCTTTCTTGCTCTCAGACGATGCCAAATTTGTCACAGGTACCACGCTCAAGGTCGACGAAGCACGTTCTGCGGCAGTTTAG
- a CDS encoding Rieske (2Fe-2S) protein, with product MNKVNVPHKHMVQVAQVSDVQADGVMVVHAEGHAMVSDRPSAIALFHHQGQIYAVDNRCPYMGFPLQKGSVKNCVLTCHWHHARFDLTSGGTFDIWADDGRAFPVEVREGRVWVDLTPHTKAKTYQHQRLVDGLEQGLSLVIAKSVIAQLAADEGPTAAFQTGLDFGVRYRRQGWGTGLTIHTCMMQLRPHLHTDDRPRALYHGLSAVARDCAGEPPRFAIQPLPSTPVDFQLLKGWFRQFIEVRDAQGAERCLASAIQAGVETTQLADMLFSSVTDHRFIDGGHALDFTNKALEALDQVQGENIEGILTSLVRSYAQAERMEESNAWRYPIDLVAILERAFETLPDAISAGNAKRESQENSNASVEQLIPVLLGDDPDAIASGLLNALRQGCTADDLAGVVAYAAALRIAKFQTNNDFRDWDTAHHTFTFANAVHQGLKRVTSGELLRGVFDAAMAVYLNRFLNVPPARLPDPTKRVEAPAKLLDELPDYLDRQQQVNAAGNLVGTYLYSGGDPTALLTGLGRLLLREDRDFHTIQNLEAAVQQYQHWQNHEAGIHVLVATARYLAAHAPTMRAQGQTYEIAARLHKGDRMYEED from the coding sequence ATGAATAAAGTGAACGTTCCACACAAACACATGGTTCAGGTGGCTCAGGTCTCAGATGTACAGGCAGATGGGGTGATGGTGGTGCATGCTGAGGGACATGCGATGGTCTCCGACCGGCCTTCGGCCATCGCACTTTTCCACCACCAAGGGCAAATTTACGCTGTCGATAATCGCTGTCCTTATATGGGTTTTCCACTCCAAAAAGGCAGCGTTAAAAACTGTGTTCTCACCTGTCACTGGCACCATGCCCGCTTTGATCTGACCAGCGGGGGCACCTTTGATATTTGGGCGGATGATGGGCGGGCTTTTCCCGTAGAAGTACGAGAGGGACGTGTGTGGGTAGATCTCACTCCCCATACAAAAGCTAAGACCTATCAACATCAGCGATTAGTGGATGGTTTGGAGCAAGGTCTTTCCCTAGTCATCGCTAAGTCGGTGATTGCTCAGCTAGCTGCAGACGAGGGGCCAACGGCGGCGTTTCAAACCGGGCTAGATTTTGGCGTTCGCTATCGTCGCCAGGGCTGGGGGACCGGCCTCACGATTCATACCTGCATGATGCAGCTGAGGCCCCACTTGCATACGGACGACCGCCCGCGGGCGCTTTACCATGGACTGTCCGCCGTTGCCCGCGACTGTGCGGGTGAGCCACCCCGATTTGCGATCCAGCCTCTACCCAGTACGCCCGTAGATTTTCAGCTTCTCAAAGGATGGTTTCGTCAGTTCATTGAGGTGCGCGATGCCCAGGGTGCAGAGCGGTGTCTAGCCTCAGCGATTCAGGCTGGCGTTGAGACCACCCAGCTAGCAGACATGCTGTTCTCATCGGTTACCGACCATCGCTTTATTGATGGCGGACATGCCCTCGACTTTACCAATAAAGCCCTGGAGGCACTCGATCAGGTTCAGGGGGAAAATATAGAGGGTATCCTCACCAGTCTGGTGCGCAGCTATGCCCAGGCAGAACGGATGGAAGAGTCGAATGCCTGGCGCTACCCGATCGATTTGGTGGCTATTTTGGAGCGGGCTTTTGAGACTTTACCCGATGCGATCTCTGCTGGCAATGCCAAAAGAGAGAGTCAGGAGAATAGCAATGCCAGCGTCGAGCAGCTAATCCCTGTTTTGCTAGGGGATGATCCAGATGCGATCGCATCTGGGTTATTGAATGCGCTGCGCCAGGGCTGTACCGCCGATGACCTAGCTGGCGTCGTCGCCTACGCGGCTGCGCTGCGCATTGCCAAGTTTCAAACCAACAACGATTTTCGAGACTGGGATACCGCCCACCACACATTCACCTTTGCCAATGCTGTTCATCAGGGGCTGAAACGGGTGACGTCTGGCGAACTCTTGCGAGGGGTATTTGATGCGGCAATGGCAGTATATCTCAATCGATTTTTAAATGTCCCACCCGCCCGCTTGCCCGATCCAACCAAACGAGTTGAGGCCCCCGCTAAACTTCTAGACGAGCTGCCTGACTATCTCGACCGTCAGCAGCAGGTGAATGCCGCCGGAAATCTTGTGGGGACGTATCTCTACAGTGGTGGAGACCCGACTGCTTTGCTAACAGGTTTGGGTCGATTGCTGCTGCGGGAGGACCGAGATTTTCACACGATTCAAAACCTGGAGGCCGCTGTTCAACAATATCAACACTGGCAAAACCACGAGGCGGGGATTCATGTTTTGGTAGCAACCGCTCGATATCTAGCTGCCCACGCCCCTACCATGCGCGCTCAAGGGCAAACCTATGAGATAGCCGCACGTTTGCACAAAGGCGATCGCATGTATGAGGAAGATTGA
- a CDS encoding GNAT family N-acetyltransferase, translating to MLNTRPATISDLSFLAQIMYEASLPPHNHSFWDEMLEGSQTSALDFLAAALTARASNWGNVEDFIVAEIAGEPVAAAAGYQPNFEDYRPLKVSEISAIAKELGWSHPIEVEVRRRYTQLFSDNPRPVFLHPQAPWIIESVAVLPDARGQGVGKTLLRSLLEAGRDQDQSHAGIMIINGNERARKTYESLGFKPYQTFHADYFREQFGVEFSGITKFGLCLSSELE from the coding sequence ATGCTGAATACTCGTCCAGCCACGATCTCTGACCTGTCCTTCCTGGCCCAAATCATGTACGAAGCATCCCTGCCACCGCACAACCACAGCTTTTGGGATGAAATGCTGGAGGGGAGTCAGACCTCAGCTTTAGATTTTTTAGCAGCAGCTCTGACAGCTCGAGCGAGCAACTGGGGCAATGTAGAGGACTTCATAGTCGCTGAAATCGCAGGTGAGCCGGTGGCCGCTGCCGCTGGCTATCAGCCTAATTTTGAAGACTATCGACCGTTAAAGGTATCAGAGATCAGTGCGATTGCTAAAGAGCTAGGTTGGTCCCACCCCATAGAGGTAGAGGTTCGTCGTCGCTATACTCAACTCTTCAGCGATAATCCTCGCCCTGTTTTTCTCCACCCACAAGCACCTTGGATTATCGAGAGCGTAGCTGTTCTACCTGATGCAAGGGGCCAAGGTGTCGGCAAAACATTGCTGAGATCGCTACTAGAAGCTGGGCGCGACCAGGATCAATCCCATGCCGGAATCATGATTATTAACGGTAATGAGCGAGCTAGAAAAACTTACGAATCGCTAGGGTTCAAGCCCTATCAAACCTTTCATGCTGACTATTTTCGCGAACAGTTCGGCGTTGAATTTTCAGGGATCACCAAGTTTGGCTTATGCCTATCGTCGGAATTGGAGTGA
- a CDS encoding TetR/AcrR family transcriptional regulator, which produces MPNLTKAEQTRQTRRAILDRARQLFAEQGYAATGTEEIIRGLGITRGALYHQFKDKRGVFTAVAAEAYREMTDHINQQVRSLEDSWEQLVVGCLAFLEVAQREDLRRLIFIEAPVVLAAETLVEFDQYGFGLLQDSIQMLVHEGQLVTIDAEGFSHLVNGALNELAAWVAQGEDSERLKTAQALVETLLAQHRA; this is translated from the coding sequence ATGCCCAACCTGACTAAAGCCGAGCAAACCCGACAAACGCGCCGCGCCATTTTGGATCGCGCTCGTCAGCTTTTTGCAGAGCAGGGCTATGCGGCCACTGGGACCGAGGAAATCATCAGGGGATTGGGGATTACGCGTGGGGCGCTGTATCACCAGTTCAAAGATAAGCGTGGTGTTTTTACCGCAGTGGCAGCTGAAGCCTATCGAGAAATGACAGACCACATCAATCAGCAGGTGCGCTCGCTAGAGGATTCCTGGGAGCAGCTAGTGGTAGGTTGCCTGGCGTTTTTGGAAGTGGCCCAGCGCGAGGACTTACGGCGGCTGATTTTTATTGAAGCGCCTGTCGTGCTAGCGGCGGAAACACTGGTGGAGTTCGACCAGTATGGCTTTGGTCTATTGCAGGATTCGATTCAAATGCTGGTTCACGAGGGGCAGTTAGTCACAATTGATGCAGAGGGCTTTTCCCATTTGGTGAATGGTGCGCTAAATGAACTAGCGGCTTGGGTGGCTCAGGGAGAAGATTCAGAACGGCTAAAAACGGCCCAGGCTTTGGTAGAGACTTTGTTGGCCCAGCATCGGGCTTGA
- a CDS encoding aldo/keto reductase — protein sequence MTNTDTQVPSAPQTFDLGGDLTVNRLGYGAMRLTGQPGNFGPYADWEGGKKLLRRAVELGINFIDTAEAYGPGDNEEIIAAALHPYPENLVIATKGGIHKPAPDDIQADGSPENLRRGVEGSLKRLKCDCISLYQLHRPDPKVPYIESVQALAKLQQEGKIRHIGISNITLEQLKEAQKITSIASVQNRFSLADRSHGTILDYCTTQDIAFIPYGSLGAHPLKRGAPLAQAEGILAQIAQAHDANPTQIALAWLLHRAPNLILIPGTTTIAHLEDNVKAASLQLSESELAQLSKQ from the coding sequence ATGACAAATACAGATACTCAAGTTCCCAGCGCACCACAAACCTTTGATCTGGGCGGCGACTTGACCGTCAACCGGCTTGGCTACGGGGCTATGCGCCTAACCGGACAGCCAGGAAACTTCGGTCCCTATGCTGACTGGGAGGGTGGGAAAAAGCTACTGCGTCGAGCCGTAGAGCTGGGCATCAATTTCATTGATACGGCGGAAGCCTATGGCCCTGGCGATAACGAAGAGATTATTGCTGCGGCTTTGCATCCCTACCCCGAGAATCTAGTGATTGCGACTAAGGGTGGTATTCATAAACCTGCGCCCGACGATATTCAAGCCGATGGCAGTCCCGAAAATTTGCGGCGCGGCGTTGAAGGGAGTTTGAAACGGCTGAAGTGCGATTGCATCTCCCTCTACCAGCTTCATCGCCCCGACCCCAAAGTTCCTTATATTGAGTCAGTTCAGGCTCTAGCCAAGCTGCAGCAAGAAGGCAAAATTCGACATATCGGCATTTCAAACATCACGCTAGAACAGCTCAAAGAAGCACAGAAAATCACTTCAATTGCTTCCGTTCAAAATCGATTTAGCCTTGCAGACCGCAGCCACGGAACTATCTTAGACTACTGCACCACACAAGACATTGCCTTCATTCCCTACGGCTCCCTGGGTGCTCATCCCCTCAAGCGCGGTGCGCCTCTTGCTCAAGCAGAAGGTATATTAGCGCAGATCGCTCAAGCTCATGACGCTAACCCGACCCAAATTGCTCTAGCTTGGCTGCTCCATCGTGCTCCCAATCTCATCCTGATTCCCGGTACGACAACCATTGCTCATCTAGAAGACAACGTGAAGGCAGCATCACTGCAGCTTTCTGAGTCAGAACTGGCTCAGCTTAGCAAACAGTAA
- a CDS encoding VOC family protein: MDFQLTKMKKNTLIAALSGFAVATAIAYGLPAFPEGETRQTTVTDPLSEIRAEHVMIATSDYSGTIDWYRETLGFRIKHEWTVPEFPNLQLAYLEKNGFIIEVVASSNTPRASMPEDFMARQQQPGIGHFAFLVEDVDAATSALKEKGVKVVLPPTSFPDSGRRVSFIEDNNGYMIEFLKELPLSERKPYTGDQR; the protein is encoded by the coding sequence ATGGATTTTCAATTAACGAAGATGAAGAAAAACACTTTGATTGCTGCACTCTCCGGCTTTGCTGTGGCTACTGCGATCGCCTACGGACTGCCTGCTTTCCCAGAAGGAGAAACACGACAGACAACCGTCACAGATCCACTTTCGGAAATCCGTGCAGAACACGTCATGATCGCCACGTCTGACTATAGCGGCACCATTGATTGGTACCGCGAAACATTGGGCTTTCGCATCAAGCACGAATGGACGGTACCGGAATTCCCAAATCTGCAGCTTGCCTATCTAGAAAAGAACGGATTCATTATTGAGGTGGTCGCTTCATCTAATACGCCGAGGGCGAGTATGCCAGAAGATTTTATGGCCCGTCAACAGCAGCCCGGTATTGGACACTTCGCTTTTCTCGTCGAAGATGTTGACGCTGCAACCTCTGCTCTAAAAGAAAAAGGAGTGAAGGTTGTTCTGCCGCCAACCAGCTTTCCTGATAGCGGTCGTCGTGTCTCGTTTATTGAAGACAACAACGGCTACATGATTGAGTTTCTGAAAGAGCTGCCTCTGAGTGAGCGTAAGCCTTACACGGGCGACCAAAGGTAA
- a CDS encoding LysR family transcriptional regulator, which produces MSKSLDRLTLLETFVRIADAGSISAAARDLDLSQPSVSRQLAELESRFKSQLMRRTTHDLSLTTAGAELLADARQLLDEWEALEEKHLETEETLRGKLKVVVPVALGQLYLLDTVLQFQHQHPHIALSWQLEDQNIRFAEVGCDCWIKIGSVPDESLIVEPLGQVERMAVATPELFEIYGRPKTPADLEKLPCVALEPFEGGHIPLTHAKGKTVTVSPPIRMTTNNISAVRKATLAGLGLAILPRWLIEDELNKHQLVDLLPLWRAPKLTICVASLPGRHRPRRLQSFLDILKVTVPKIPGVEPLSHKVVHRRDFRA; this is translated from the coding sequence ATGAGTAAATCTTTAGACCGACTAACGCTGCTAGAAACGTTCGTGCGCATTGCCGACGCAGGCAGCATTAGCGCTGCTGCTCGCGACCTTGACCTATCGCAGCCTTCCGTGAGTCGCCAGCTCGCAGAGTTAGAGTCACGCTTTAAATCTCAGCTTATGCGCCGAACAACGCACGATCTGTCTTTGACGACTGCAGGAGCAGAGCTGCTTGCGGATGCTCGTCAGTTGCTTGACGAATGGGAAGCTTTAGAAGAGAAGCATTTAGAGACCGAAGAAACGCTAAGGGGCAAACTGAAAGTGGTCGTACCCGTTGCGCTGGGGCAGCTCTATCTATTGGACACGGTGCTTCAGTTTCAGCATCAGCACCCTCATATTGCTTTGTCTTGGCAGCTAGAAGACCAGAATATTCGCTTTGCCGAAGTCGGCTGTGATTGCTGGATCAAAATTGGCTCGGTCCCGGATGAGTCGCTGATTGTAGAACCGCTAGGGCAGGTCGAGCGGATGGCTGTGGCGACACCCGAACTCTTTGAAATATATGGGAGGCCAAAAACACCAGCTGATTTGGAGAAGCTTCCTTGTGTAGCCCTGGAGCCGTTTGAAGGCGGACACATCCCCCTGACCCACGCCAAAGGAAAGACGGTGACTGTCTCCCCTCCGATCAGGATGACCACAAACAATATTTCTGCCGTTCGCAAGGCAACTTTGGCAGGTCTGGGCCTCGCTATTCTGCCGCGCTGGTTGATTGAAGATGAGCTGAATAAACATCAGTTAGTGGACCTGTTGCCACTGTGGCGGGCACCGAAGCTCACGATTTGCGTTGCTTCTTTGCCCGGTCGGCATCGTCCTCGCAGATTACAAAGCTTCCTCGATATTTTGAAGGTGACGGTGCCGAAGATTCCGGGTGTCGAGCCGTTGTCTCACAAAGTTGTCCATCGGCGCGATTTTAGAGCTTGA
- a CDS encoding DUF6883 domain-containing protein yields MVFLPKDAIIATEKLTQYLLVPLPKDDKSKFLAQAGYSLDNWQELEQDLRTQVLPQPAELIETNRYGEKYLIRTHLQGNNGVELRILTIWMVTKSTTRFVTLVPDKGVSQ; encoded by the coding sequence ATAGTGTTTCTACCCAAAGACGCAATCATCGCAACAGAAAAATTAACCCAGTACTTACTTGTTCCACTGCCAAAAGATGATAAGTCTAAATTTCTTGCTCAGGCAGGGTATAGCTTGGATAACTGGCAGGAATTAGAACAGGACTTGCGAACTCAAGTCCTGCCCCAGCCAGCCGAACTCATCGAAACTAATCGTTATGGCGAAAAGTATCTGATTCGTACACATCTTCAAGGGAACAATGGTGTTGAACTCAGAATTCTAACGATTTGGATGGTGACAAAGAGTACGACTAGATTTGTGACCTTGGTGCCAGACAAAGGAGTCAGTCAATGA
- a CDS encoding DUF4926 domain-containing protein: MTIQYPLFSQVALAEDVPDYDLKRGDIATIVEHYPMPDEEEDGYSLEGFDVPHITLEVASSQIISVDQWQQEEAIFS, encoded by the coding sequence ATGACAATACAGTATCCCCTCTTTTCTCAGGTAGCCTTAGCTGAAGATGTTCCAGACTACGACCTTAAGCGGGGAGATATTGCAACAATTGTGGAGCACTATCCCATGCCTGATGAAGAAGAGGATGGGTATAGCTTAGAGGGCTTTGATGTGCCACACATCACACTTGAAGTAGCCTCTTCACAAATTATTTCTGTTGACCAGTGGCAGCAAGAAGAAGCTATATTTAGCTAA
- a CDS encoding VOC family protein yields the protein MNTYPRPINHIGLTVPDLDAAIAWYQDILGYRLILGPLEIVPDDTHFGQLAKDLLGDRLRRGRFAHLATGNQVGLELFEFDDPEAGPHPEGMEYWKNGYFHICITDPDIEDIVQHVVTHGGKQRTKIWEIFPDSERYLAYVEDPWGNVIEVYSHSYELTWSYR from the coding sequence GTGAATACATACCCCAGACCTATCAATCACATTGGTTTGACGGTTCCTGATTTAGATGCTGCGATCGCATGGTACCAAGACATCCTTGGCTATCGCTTGATTCTAGGGCCGCTGGAGATTGTGCCCGACGACACACACTTTGGTCAGCTAGCAAAAGACTTATTGGGCGACCGCTTACGCCGTGGTCGCTTTGCCCATCTCGCCACCGGCAATCAGGTCGGACTGGAGCTGTTTGAATTTGATGATCCTGAAGCGGGTCCGCATCCGGAAGGCATGGAGTATTGGAAAAATGGTTACTTCCATATCTGTATTACTGACCCTGATATTGAAGATATAGTGCAGCATGTCGTTACCCACGGTGGTAAACAGCGCACCAAGATTTGGGAGATTTTCCCTGACTCAGAACGCTATCTTGCCTATGTTGAAGACCCCTGGGGCAACGTGATTGAGGTCTATTCTCACAGCTATGAATTGACTTGGAGTTATCGCTAA
- a CDS encoding YybH family protein, giving the protein MKKHWMNVLVSAAIATGAVAIIPTTISDFGALAIPGQTAAAKDEEATIRQLTQQWFELWSPGKDPMDWGAMGELFAQDPGELLVFDDAGGKVVVLQSWKDYRTTWEPFMEQFTDWQVKPEGEVRVIVEGDLATTMFTLAGGGIDQDGKAITFRQRGTHVWQRVGDRWAIVHEHLTTDS; this is encoded by the coding sequence ATGAAAAAGCATTGGATGAACGTTCTGGTGTCAGCTGCGATCGCAACAGGTGCGGTGGCCATCATCCCGACAACAATTTCAGATTTCGGCGCTTTGGCAATCCCTGGACAGACGGCTGCAGCCAAGGACGAAGAAGCAACCATCCGACAGTTAACTCAGCAATGGTTCGAGCTATGGAGTCCAGGGAAAGATCCGATGGATTGGGGCGCGATGGGTGAGCTTTTTGCTCAAGATCCAGGTGAGCTGCTTGTCTTCGATGATGCAGGCGGCAAAGTTGTGGTCCTGCAAAGCTGGAAAGACTATCGCACCACCTGGGAGCCGTTCATGGAGCAGTTTACGGACTGGCAGGTTAAGCCTGAAGGTGAGGTTCGAGTAATTGTTGAAGGTGATTTAGCAACCACTATGTTTACTTTGGCCGGTGGCGGCATTGATCAGGATGGCAAAGCTATCACTTTTCGGCAGCGTGGGACCCATGTTTGGCAGCGAGTTGGCGATCGCTGGGCTATTGTCCATGAGCATCTGACCACGGATAGTTAA
- a CDS encoding TetR/AcrR family transcriptional regulator, whose translation MSAKAKTEKTSGRPRSAVSEQAILAAAWRLLQQRPVKDVSIEAIAREAGVGKTTIYRWWPSKAAVFVDAFLAKFKPQAAFIETELAADALAQQMAAVVKVFSGEAGRIVAEIIAEGQSDSVALESFCDRFLQPRRQAAQAVIEQGIQLGEFDPDLDLEVALDILYGPIYYRLLVKHQPLDSTFAAKLSNRALQCLSH comes from the coding sequence ATGTCTGCAAAAGCGAAGACTGAGAAAACATCAGGACGTCCCCGTTCTGCGGTTTCGGAGCAGGCGATTCTGGCAGCGGCGTGGCGTTTACTGCAGCAGAGGCCAGTGAAGGATGTCTCGATTGAAGCGATCGCACGTGAAGCTGGCGTCGGGAAAACCACGATCTATCGCTGGTGGCCCAGCAAAGCAGCCGTTTTTGTGGATGCCTTCTTAGCGAAGTTCAAGCCCCAGGCCGCATTCATCGAAACCGAATTAGCGGCGGATGCGTTAGCCCAACAGATGGCGGCTGTCGTAAAGGTCTTCAGTGGAGAGGCGGGGCGGATTGTGGCTGAGATTATTGCAGAGGGGCAGTCCGATTCAGTGGCCTTGGAGAGCTTTTGCGATCGCTTCTTGCAACCCCGTCGTCAAGCGGCTCAAGCGGTCATAGAGCAAGGCATTCAGTTGGGTGAATTTGATCCAGATTTGGACTTAGAGGTCGCCCTGGATATCCTTTATGGACCGATTTACTATCGACTGCTAGTGAAGCACCAACCCCTAGATAGTACCTTTGCCGCAAAGCTATCCAACAGAGCTTTACAGTGTCTGAGCCACTAG